In Streptomyces rapamycinicus NRRL 5491, the genomic stretch GTTGCGGTGGTGCAGGTGCCGGAGCCTGCGGGGGATTCCACGGAGGCTCCATTACCGAAGCCGTCGTCCCCCGTGTGGTACGCGACGGTGGTCGCGGCGTGGGGCAAGGAGCGTGGGGAGACGGCGGTGGTGTCCCTGCAACTGGGTGAGGATGAGGCGCGCGAGGTGGCGGCTTCTCCCACAGACAGCATCAGCGTGCTGCTGGTGCGCGAGGAAGCGCTGTGACCCTGGTGGCCCTGTGCAGTGTGAAGGGTTCGCCTGGGGTGACGACCACGTGCGTGGCGCTGGGGGCCCGGTGGCCGGCCGGGGAGCGGCCGGTGGTGGTGGAATGCGATCCGGCCGGAGGCGATCTGCTGGCCCGATTCCGCCTGGAGCTGTCACCGGGGCTGGTGAGTCTGGCCGTCGCGGCCCGCCGCTCTTCGCGGCCGGGCCTGGTGTGGCAGCACACCCAGTGGCTCCCCGGCGGGCTCTCGGTGGTGGCCGGACCCGCGGGCGCCGCACAGGCGCGAGCGGCGCTGGGGGAGATCAGCGATGCCCAGGCGTCGGTACTGCGTCGGTCGGCCGACAGGCCCGACACCGCGGTGATCGCCGACTGCGGGCGCCTTGACCCCGACTCCCCGGCCATGGCCGTCGTACAGGCGGCTGACGTGATGCTGCTCCTGGCTCGGGCGCATGACGACGCTCTGGCTCATGTCGCGGTGAGGCTTGAGGAGGCGGCTTGCTGGTCGCGGCGCCCCTGTTTGGTGCTCGTCGGCGATGGCTGCTCGACGACGGAGGTCTCCGGGGCGCTGGGGATCGAGGTTCTGGCGCGTATCCCGGAGGACGCGAAGGGCGCCGCGGCGTGCGGCGGGCTGCCCTCCCGGCGTGCGACGCCGACGCGTTCCGCTCTGGGGCAGGCGATCGTCGACATTGCCGCGCTGGTGTCCTCCCACGCCCGTTCCGAGCCCACCGCCTGGGGCGGACGTCGTCTGCCCCGGTTCGCCGCGATAGCGCGGTTCAGCCCGTCCACGCGGCGGGTGAGAGCACCGGGGACTTTGCCCAAGGAGGTGTGCTCCGATGACGCAACCGGGCGGTGAGCAGGCTGCCTGGTCTCCCCGAGCAGGGCAAGGGCAGCAGGACCGGGGGAGGGAACGGCACCGGGAACCGGGAGTGAGACTTCCTGGGCCGGCCGATCTGGTCGGCGCCGGAGTGCCTGTGGATTCTCCTGTGGAAAAACTGCGGCGCAAACTGCGTCGGGAGCTGGCTGCGCGACTGTCCGAGCGCATCCGGGCTGATGAGGAAGGGGGCCGTCGGGAGGTCCCGTCGAGCGAGCGTCGCAGGCAGGCGGAGATGATCCTGGCCGAGACAGCCGAGGAACACACCCGCATCGAGCTGAGCCGTGGCGGCACCGTGGTACCGCCGGAGACCGAACAGCAGATCATGGCCCAGGTACTGGACGAGGTCTTCGGTCTGGCCGGGCTGGAGCCGCTGCTGCGCAACCCGGAGATCGAGAACATCAACGTCACCGGCGATCGGGTCTTCGTCCGCTACGCCGACGGCCGCCGCGAGCAGCTGCCCGCTGTTACGGGGTCGGACACGGAGCTCATCGAGCTTATCCGCGATCTGGCCGCACGCTCCGGAGCGGAGGAACGACGTTTCGACCGGGGGACGCCGGGGGTGAGTTTCCATTTGCCCGGCGGGGAGCGGGCCTTCGCCGTGATGGCGGTCACCCCTCGCCCGTCCCTGTCGATCCGACGACACCGCTTGGAGGCGGTCACGCTTGCCGAGCTGTGTGAGCTGGGGACGGTCGACCAGGCATTGGCATCGTTCCTCCGCGCCGTGGTCCGCGCGCGGAAGAACGTGTTGATCACTGGTGGGACGGTGATGGGGAAGACCACCATGCTGCGGGCCCTGGCCGGCGAAATCCCTGGGTGGGAGCGGCTGATCACGATCGAGGACACTTTCGAGCTCGGACTGGACGCCGACAGCCAGAAGCATCCGGACGTGGTGGCGATGCAGGCACGCGAGGCCAACGTCGAGGGCCAAGGAGCCATCACCCAAGCGGAACTGGTGCGATGGGCGCTGCGAATGTCCCCCGACCGCGTCATCGTCGGCGAGGTCCGCGGACCCGAGGTGATCCCGATGTGCAACGCCATGAGCCAGGGCAACGACGGCTCCATGGCCACCCTCCACGCTTCCACCAGCCGCGGGGCCTTCGCCAAACTGGCCGCCTACGCCGTCCAGGGCCCGGAGAAGCTCCCACTGGAGGCCACGAACCTCCTCCTCGCCTCCGCCCTGCACTTCGTGGTCCACCTGGATACCGGGCCTGGCGGAAGCCGGGTGGTCGCCTCGGTGCGGGAAGTGGTCGACGCCGACGACAAGCAGGTCGTGTCCAACGAAGTCTTCCGACCCGGTCCGGACGGTCGAGCGGTGCCCGGGGCACCGCTGCGCGCCGAGACGGAGGAAGACCTTGCCGCCGCCGGGTTCGAGGCAGGGCTGTTCAAGCGCCCGGAGTGGGTGTGGCGGTCATGAACGGCTACGTCGCCCTGCTGGGCCTGTGCGGACTCGGAATGGCCAACGGCCTGATCGTGCTGGTCGCTGTCTGGCGCGGCAGTCTCCCGACCGATGCCCGAACGCAGCGCCGGAGCTCACGTCGCTCGGCGCGGCAGCCATCGCGGACACGGTGGTGGATGGCCGCGGCCGCCGGTGCCGGCGTACTGGCGGGGAGCGTCACCGGCTGGGTGGTCGGGGCGTTGCTGGCGGCGATGGCCACCTGGAGCGTGCCGCGCATCCTGGAGGCGACCAGGGCCGATCAGCAGCAGACCACCCGGATCGAGGGCATAGCAGGATGGACCGAGATGCTCCGCGACACCCTCGCCGCCGCAGCCGGCCTGGAGCAGACCATCATGGCCACCGCCCACACCGCGCCGAAGGCCATCCGCCCCCACGTGCTGAGTCTGTCCGCCCGGCTCGCCAGCGGAGAACGCCTGACCGTCGGGCTGCGACGGTTGCAGGCCGACCTGGACGATCCGACCGCCGATCTGGTGATCGCCGCCCTCATGCTGGCCTCACAGCACCAGGCGCGGCAACTCACGCCTTTGCTGGGCGAGTTGGCCTCGACTGCCCGCGCGCAGGTCCGGATGCGCCAGCGGGTAGACGCCAGCCGCGCCCGGATGCGCACCACTGTCCGCGTGGTGGTGGCCACCACCCTGGTCTTCGCCGGGGGCATGGTTCTGCTCAACCCGGAATTCCTCAGCCCGTACGACTCCGCCACCGGGCAGCTGATGCTGCTGCTGATCGGGGCGATCTTCACCGTCGGATTCGCCTGGCTGCGCCGGATGGCCCGGATCGAGGAGCCTGAAC encodes the following:
- a CDS encoding type II secretion system F family protein codes for the protein MNGYVALLGLCGLGMANGLIVLVAVWRGSLPTDARTQRRSSRRSARQPSRTRWWMAAAAGAGVLAGSVTGWVVGALLAAMATWSVPRILEATRADQQQTTRIEGIAGWTEMLRDTLAAAAGLEQTIMATAHTAPKAIRPHVLSLSARLASGERLTVGLRRLQADLDDPTADLVIAALMLASQHQARQLTPLLGELASTARAQVRMRQRVDASRARMRTTVRVVVATTLVFAGGMVLLNPEFLSPYDSATGQLMLLLIGAIFTVGFAWLRRMARIEEPERFLTGPGPRGDVVVEHQGASR
- a CDS encoding chromosome partitioning protein — encoded protein: MTTTCVALGARWPAGERPVVVECDPAGGDLLARFRLELSPGLVSLAVAARRSSRPGLVWQHTQWLPGGLSVVAGPAGAAQARAALGEISDAQASVLRRSADRPDTAVIADCGRLDPDSPAMAVVQAADVMLLLARAHDDALAHVAVRLEEAACWSRRPCLVLVGDGCSTTEVSGALGIEVLARIPEDAKGAAACGGLPSRRATPTRSALGQAIVDIAALVSSHARSEPTAWGGRRLPRFAAIARFSPSTRRVRAPGTLPKEVCSDDATGR
- a CDS encoding CpaF family protein, coding for MILAETAEEHTRIELSRGGTVVPPETEQQIMAQVLDEVFGLAGLEPLLRNPEIENINVTGDRVFVRYADGRREQLPAVTGSDTELIELIRDLAARSGAEERRFDRGTPGVSFHLPGGERAFAVMAVTPRPSLSIRRHRLEAVTLAELCELGTVDQALASFLRAVVRARKNVLITGGTVMGKTTMLRALAGEIPGWERLITIEDTFELGLDADSQKHPDVVAMQAREANVEGQGAITQAELVRWALRMSPDRVIVGEVRGPEVIPMCNAMSQGNDGSMATLHASTSRGAFAKLAAYAVQGPEKLPLEATNLLLASALHFVVHLDTGPGGSRVVASVREVVDADDKQVVSNEVFRPGPDGRAVPGAPLRAETEEDLAAAGFEAGLFKRPEWVWRS